One part of the Macadamia integrifolia cultivar HAES 741 unplaced genomic scaffold, SCU_Mint_v3 scaffold2352, whole genome shotgun sequence genome encodes these proteins:
- the LOC122066337 gene encoding putative disease resistance RPP13-like protein 1 isoform X4 — protein MEGSRDDIIVSLLVSALLEKLSSQALRDFGSVWCVQSALQQLSDVLEKIQELLELAEQAQTKNILVKRCLRSLRDVAYRAEDILDVFIYEAHKEKDERYGGG, from the coding sequence ATGGAAGGAAGTAGAGATGATATAATTGTTTCCCTTCTTGTATCAGCTTTGCTTGAAAAATTATCCTCACAAGCATTAAGGGATTTTGGATCGGTATGGTGTGTGCAAAGTGCTTTGCAACAACTCTCAGATGTTCTTGAGAAAATTCAAGAACTGCTTGAGCTTGCGGAGCAAGCTCAGACAAAGAATATATTGGTGAAACGCTGCCTTAGGAGTCTCAGAGATGTTGCTTACCGAGCTGAGGACATATTGGATGTGTTCATCTATGAAGCTCATaaggaaaaagatgaaagatATGGAG